ATAACCAATTCCATCAATATTTTCTTCAATATCTGTAATACGTACAATAGTTGCATAAGGGGCAATATTAATTCCTACATCCTCTAAGAATGTTTTTTTCAAGAATAAATCTTGTGCATATGCCAAACCATTAATTCCTTGCGGCAAATTAAATTTTTCTTCAATGGTCATCATTGTATGTAGTTGCAGTCGATTGGTCGCATATATCAACACATCACAACGACGTCCTAATTGTTCTAAATCATATAAATCCTGAATATTTCCTTCAATAAATTCATCGGCCATTTTTCCGGCAGGGCATTCTTTTGTAGATTCTAAAACGCATACACGAAATCCCAAAATTTTAGCCTCCATTGCTAATAAAAAAGCAAAGGCGCCGCCACCAATAATTCCTACGGTTTTTCCTGGTCGAATATATTCCGCCATGTTTTCCCTACTTTCCAAAATTAACATTTATTTTAATTATAATGTCCGTTTTTTTATTATGCAAACCCACTTTTTTATTCATCCCAACGATATAGTTGATAGGTTTCTATCATCTGAATCAATTTTTGAGCATAATTTGGATCTGTTGCATAGCCTGCATTTTGCAAAGCATAGGCTGCTGCTTGATAATTTTTTGCCTGTAATACTGCTTCATATTGCTGTTCATTCCAACTTGTCCCATGAGCTAACAATTTCGCATGGGCTAAAATCGATTGTTTCCAAGAACGATAGACGCGAAATCGTTGTTCTACTTCCATTCTTTGTCCATCTACATACTCAATAGTTGGTAAATCGACACCTGGCTCCCAAAATCCAGCTTTTACACCAAACAAATTATTATATTTTTCTGCTAGCTCACTTTGTCCAAAATTAGACTCCAATGCAGCTTGTGCAATAATAATACTTACTGGAATATGATATTTTTTCATCGATTGTTGTGCCATGGGTACAATGGTTGTAATGAATTCTTCTTTTGGAACTTTCGTTTCTTTTTGCATCGGTGGACGCCAATATAAAAATAAAACTAACAAAAGTAAAAAGAAAAAAAGCAATAAAAATGAATAAGATTTTTTTAACGGACGTCTTTTCATATTAACGACCTGCTTCTTTCAATTCATCAATATATTCTTCTAAACATAGATGATGTTTCATAATATATTCTGCATTTTCTTTTCCAACATAGCGTAAATGCCAAGGCTCATATTGAATCGCAGTAATTTTTTCTTTTGCTTTTGGATAGCGAATAATAAATCCATACTCTGCACAATGATCATTTAGCCATTTTCCGCTTTTTGTATGAGCAAATTTTTCTTCCAATGTCCCACCATCTTCATAATAATCTGCACCTAATACATCTAAAGCAAGTCCTGTGTGATGTTCACTTGTCCCTGGTTTTGTCATATAATCTGCAGTTTCTTTTTTCGCTTCTTGTTTTGATTTTCCTTCCTTAATATAGTTATCAATTTGTTGTTGATAAATTTTTTCTTGATAATCAGGAGAACGATAAGAAGAAACAATTACTAATGGATTTCCTGCTTTTTTGGCTGCTTTAGCTAATGCTTCATAATGCGGAATTACCTTTTTATTTAATTTATAATTGCCAATCGTTCCTAAATCCGCTTTATAATTTTTAGGTAATGGATGAGTTTTGTTTACTAACAATAAATCCCAATCTGAAGGTTTTACGCCTTTTGGTAACTCTTGATTTAATTTTTCCTCTTTCTCATTTTTCACTTCTTTTTGCTTATCCTTAGCAGCGGAACGATGGGTAGATATATTTTCTACTTTAGCTAAAGAATGATTATACGCTAAAGCAACTCCACCTGTTGTTGCTAAAATAGCTACCGTTGCTAGACTACATAGGAAGCGGTTCATGAAATTCACCTACTCTTCAATTTTTGTTTGTTCGACATATGTATCCTCTAAGTCTCTATTTACCCATTCTAACAAACCTTTACTACTGCATTCAATTTTTTTTGAGATATAAGCGGGCATAGAGAAAGTTAAAATATCATCATATCCCCATTCACCATAAGATAAACTAATTTTTAAAGTCACAATGTCTTGAATTCCACTATGTACGGTCTTTGTAATTAATTCTGTCGTAGAATAAGGAGTTTCAATCCATTTTTTAGCAATCATTGCCTTCAAACGACGAAATTGTTGTACAACATAATATTGCTTTTCTGGGAAAAACATCGTTTGTTCTGCTACTTTTTGCATCAACATCCATTCATAATCAGTAAATAAACCTTTAATACGTTGCATCGCTTCTTGATTTAATACTTTTTTTCCTTCTTTCCATTCTTGCCATTCTTCTTTTGTTAATTGTAAACATTTTTCAACAAAATAATCTTCACTAGGAAATTTAGTACAAATTTCGTCTAAAATAATCAATACTAATGCTTGATGCATTCCAATCACTCTCCTCATTTTTCTACTACACTATTTTACTCCTTTTTTCTTATTTTCTCATCTATCATCTTCCTTTGAAAAAATCAATTGGTCAAAAAATGTAATTTGTATTACAATTTTAAGGAGGATTACAATGGAGGGAGTGCTTTTTTGACGAAATTCAAACAATGGATTCTATATTGGTTGCCTGGATGGCGTTTGTTAAAAACCGGACTTAGTGTCATGGTATGTTTTCTATTATATTATTCTTTAGATATCAATCCAATGCTAGCTTGTTTATCAGCAATTTTTTCCATGCGGGAAGATCATACTCTTTCCATTCG
The DNA window shown above is from Catellicoccus marimammalium M35/04/3 and carries:
- a CDS encoding M15 family metallopeptidase, producing the protein MNRFLCSLATVAILATTGGVALAYNHSLAKVENISTHRSAAKDKQKEVKNEKEEKLNQELPKGVKPSDWDLLLVNKTHPLPKNYKADLGTIGNYKLNKKVIPHYEALAKAAKKAGNPLVIVSSYRSPDYQEKIYQQQIDNYIKEGKSKQEAKKETADYMTKPGTSEHHTGLALDVLGADYYEDGGTLEEKFAHTKSGKWLNDHCAEYGFIIRYPKAKEKITAIQYEPWHLRYVGKENAEYIMKHHLCLEEYIDELKEAGR
- a CDS encoding glycoside hydrolase family 73 protein; protein product: MKRRPLKKSYSFLLLFFFLLLLVLFLYWRPPMQKETKVPKEEFITTIVPMAQQSMKKYHIPVSIIIAQAALESNFGQSELAEKYNNLFGVKAGFWEPGVDLPTIEYVDGQRMEVEQRFRVYRSWKQSILAHAKLLAHGTSWNEQQYEAVLQAKNYQAAAYALQNAGYATDPNYAQKLIQMIETYQLYRWDE